The DNA window AGCCGCTTCGACGCCTGGTACTTCACCGGCACCTCCCTCAAGTCCGTGCTCGACGCGTACACCGACGTCAGCGGCAAGCCGTTCATGGCGCCGATGTGGGGCTTCGAACTGGGCAACGCGGACTGCTTCAACGCCTCCAACCCCGACTACCAGGGCGACCACGACCGCCCGCGCCACCAGACGACCCCGGACGTCGTCGGGTACGCGGCCGACGCCCGGGCCGCCGACATGCCCTCGGGCTGGTTCCTGCCGAACGACGGTTACGGCTGCGGCTACACCGCGCCGCTCAAGTCCACGGTGGACGCGCTGCGGGCCAAGGGCTTCCAGACCGGACTGTGGACCTCCACCGGGCTCGGCTCCATCGCCGACGAGGTCGGCAACGCGGGCAGCCGCGGTGTGAAGACGGACGTGGCCTGGATCGGCAGCGGCTACAAGTACGCCTTCGACGGGGTGCGGCAGGCCGTCGAGGGGATCGAGAAGAACTCCGACGCCCGGCGCTACGTCTGGACCGTCGACGGCTGGGCCGGCACCCAGCGCAACGCCGTCGTCTGGACCGGCGACACCCACGGCACCTGGGACGACATGCGCTGGCACGTCCCCGCCATCACCGGCGCCGGCCTGTCCGCCCTGAACTACGCCTCCGGCGACGTCGACGGCATCTTCGGCGGCAGCCCCGAGACGTACACCCGCGACCTCCAGTGGAAGGCCTTCACCCCCGCCTTCATGACCATGTCCGGCTGGGGCGCGACCGGACCCTCGGCCGGCTACCAGGACAAGCAGCCCTGGCGCTTCGCGGAGCCCCACCTCTCCATCAACCGCAAGTACCTCCAGCTCAAGATGCGGCTGATGCCGTACCTCTACACGATGAGCAGGACCGCGCACGAGACCGGAGTGCCCAGCACCCGCGCGATGGTCCTCGAACACCCCGACGACCCGGTGGCCCGGGGGAACCTGACCAGCGGCCAGTTCATGGCCGGCGACTCCCTCCTCGTCGCGCCCGTGGTCTCCGACACCTCCGTCCGAGACGGGATCTACCTGCCCGCCGGGACCTGGACGGACTACTGGACGGGCCGCACGTACGCGGGCCCGGGCTGGCTGAACGGCTACCAGGCCCCGCTCGACACCCTGCCGCTCTTCGTCAAGGGCGGCGCCATCGTGCCGATGTGGCCGCAGATGAACTACACGGGCGAGAAGCCCGTCTCGACCCTCACCTACGACATCCACCCGCGCGGCAACTCCTCCTTCAGCCTCTACGAGGACGACGGCCGCACCCGCGCCTACCAGTCCGGCGCCTACGCCCGCCAGCAGGTCGACGTCACCGCCCCCGCCGCGGGCTCCGGCACGGTCACCGTCTCCGTCGGGGCCCCGACCGGCAGCTACACCGGCAAACCGGCCTCCCGCGGGTACGAGTTCACCCTCCACGTGGCGTCCGCCCCCACCGCCCTCACGGCGGACGGGGCCGCCCTGCCCCGCCTGACCTCCAAGGCCGCCTACGACGCGGCCGCCGCGGGCTGGTTCTTCGATCCGGCGGACCGCTCCGGAGTCCTGTGGATCAAGACGGGTACGAAGTCGGGCGCGTTCAGCGTCTCGGCCGCGGGCACCACCGTCCCGGCGGCCGGAGCCCTGCCCTCCGCCACCCCCATCGCGCAGTCGGGCTGGTCCCTGGTCTCCGCCGACAGCCAGGAGACCGCGGCCGAGAACGGCGCGGCCGTGCGCGCCTTCGACGGCGACCCGGCCACGCTCTGGCACACCGCCTGGTCCTCGGGGAAGCCGGCCGCGCTCCCGCACGAGATCCAGCTCGACCTCGGCGCCCGCTACGCGGTGGACGGCCTCGGCTACCTGCCCCGGCAGGACGGCGGGGTCAACGGCCGCATCGGCGACTACGAGGTCTACGTCTCCGACACCACCGCCGACTGGGGCTCACCCGTGGCGAGCGGCACCTTCGCGGACACCGCGGCCGCCAAGAGCGCCGCCCTGCCCCTGAAGAGCGGCCGCTACCTGAAGCTGAAGGCCCTCACCGAGGCCGGCGGGCGCGGCCCGTGGACCAGCGCCGCCGAGATCACCCTCACCGGACGCCCAGCCCCGCTGCCGTCCGACGCCACCCTCGTCAACGCGGCCTCCGCGAGCTGTCTGGACCTGCCGCACAGCGCCACCACCCCCGGCACCGAGCCCACCCTCTACACCTGCCACGGAGGCCCGAACCAACGCTGGACCCTCCAGCGCGACGGCCGCCTCACCGGCCTCGCCGGCGTCTGCCTGGACGGCTCGGACGCCGCCCGGGTGACGATCCGCACCTGCGACGCAAGCGCCGGCCAGATCTGGCAGGCGGGCCCCCAGAGCACCCTGCGCACCTTGGGCCAATGCCTCACCCCGGCCGGATCCGGCACCGCCAACGGCACCCGCCTCACCCGCGCCGCCTGCACCGACAGCCCCGCCCAACGCTGGACCTTCACCCCCTGACGCCGCCCCCTCAGTCGCCGAGCACGGCCTGGCACTCCCGCCAGGCCGGCTCGCTCAGCAGCTCCCGGAACCCCCCGAACAGCGAGAGGAGCCCGGCGCCCCACCGCGCCCGGAAGGCTGGATCGGTCCGCGCGAGGTCGAGCTCGTTGGCCGCCGACAGCTCGGCGAAGTCACGGAGCGGCTGCGGGGCGGGGGAGTGGACACGGCCGGTGAACCGGTCCCGGAAGGCCGCCGTCCCCTCGCCGAGCGCCGGATAGGACGCCGCCCGGTCGCAGGAGGCGTACAAGTAGACGATCTCCTCGGCCTCGGAGCCGATCGCCGCGGCCAGTTCGGGCCGCCGCGCGAGCGGCAGCAGGGCGGTCGCGAACCCGTCCGTCCCGTAGAACGCGTGGCACAGTCCCGCCTGCCGGAGCGTGGGCCGCGCTCCCCAGGAGGCGAGCAGCTGCCGTACCCGTACCAGGTGGACGAGCAGCGTTCCGCCGGGATGCGGCACGCGATCGGCGCCGAGTTCCCGCAGCCATGCGACGACGTGGTCCGGCACGGGCAGGTCCTTTCAGGAAGCCGGAGAGCAAGGGCCCGGAAGGTGGTGGGTCGGCACCCGTCTCCCATCCGCGCCGGGGGTCCGGACCCCGTGGCGAAGACGCGGCACGGGTTGCCGCCGGGGCCCTGCACCGATCCTGGTCCGGCCCGACACCCGAGTCAATCCTCCGATCTGCTCTCCGGATCCAAGCGCTAGCTCGGGTCCCATGACCCTCGACGACCTCCGGGTGTTCGTGGCCGTATGCCGCGCCGGCAGCCTCAGTGCCGTGGCCCGCGACCTCGGCCGCACCCAGTCCGCCGTGAGCCAGCACGTCCGCCTGGAGAAGCAGACCGGCGCGAGCCTGCTGGAGCGCCACGCCCGCGGCGTGGTGCCCACCGAGGCCGGGCGCATCCTGCAGGCGGCCGCCGCCGACGGCATCGCCGGCCTCGACGGCGCCCTGCGCCGCCTGGACGACCTGGCGGGTCCCCGGCACCGACGGCCCGCTGCGCCTGGTCCCGATCCCCGCCCTGCCGCCCCTCGCCGTCGGCTGGGCGGTCCGCCGCTGGTCCGCCCTCGCCCCGCCGGCCGGGCCTTCGCCGCGGAGGTGGCCCGCAGCTGCACCGCCCGCGCCGCCGCCCGCTGACCCCCGGCGACCCGCCGCGAGCCCGGCCCGGGACGAGGCCCGCCCCAGGGCCGAGTGGCCCCCGCCGGCCGCGCTTTCGGGTGACACCACCGCTCGGTGCCCGGCTGCCCGCCGCCGCCGTGCCCGAGCATCTCAGGCGGCCGGTCATGACGTTCGCGTCGGCGTCCGGCCATGACCAGCCGAGGCGCTCCGGCGCCGCGGATCCGGGCTGCCGCCGGGAGACCACGTGCACGTCCTGCTCGTCGCGAGCGCGTTCAACAGCCTCACCCAGCGGGTCCACGCCGAGCTGCGCGACCACGGCCACAGCGTGGCGGTCGAACTCGCGCTGCCCCACGTGCCCCTGGCCGCCGCCGTCCACCGGCACCGGCCCGACCTCGTCATCGCGCCCATGCTGCGGACCGCCCTCCCCGAGGAGGTCTGGGCCGCGTACACCTGCCTGATCGTCCACCCCGGACCCGTCGGCGACCGGGGCCCCTCCTCGCTCGACTGGGCCCTGCACGAGCAGGCCGCCCGGTGGGGCGTCACGGTCCTGCAGGCCGAGGCCGAGATGGACGCCGGAGCCGTCTGGGCCGAGGTCGCGTGCCCCGTCCCGCCCGTGGGCAAGAGCGACCTCTACCGCGGCGAGATCGCCGACGCCGCGCTGGAGGCCGTACTCCTCGCCGTCGGCCGCTTCGCCTCGGGGACCCACACCCCGCAGCCGCAGACCGCCGGACGCACGCGCCCCGCGATGCGCCAGGAGGACCGGCGGATCGACTGGCGGACGGACTCCACGGCCCGCGTCCTGAGCGCCCTGCGCGCCGCCGATTCGCAGCCCGGCGTACGGGACGAACTGCTCGGCGGGGAGTGGTTCCTGCACGGAGGCCACGCCGAGGACCGCCTGCGCGGCCGTCCCGGGGAACTGCTCGCCACCCGTGCGGGAGCCGTCTGCCGGGCCACCGCCGACGGCGCCGTCTGGATCCCCGAACTCCGCGCCCGCCGCGTCCCCGGGGGGCCCGCCGCCCCCAAACTGCCCGCGACCGCGGCCCTCGCCGGCCGGCTGCCCGCGCTGCCCGAACTCCCCGCCCCGCCGCACGCCGGCGCGGGCCGGGGAACCTGGTCCGACATCGCCTACCGCGAGGAGGGGCAGACCGGCTTCCTGTCGTTCGCCTTCCCCGGCGGCGCGATGAGCACCGCCCACTGCCGGCGGCTGCTCGACGCCTACCGGACCGCCTGCTCGCGCCCCACCTCCGTACTGGTCCTCGGCGGCGGCCGCGACTTCTTCTCCAACGGCATCCAC is part of the Streptomyces subrutilus genome and encodes:
- a CDS encoding TIM-barrel domain-containing protein, translated to MRLPGIRRTRTRTRTWAETRAGTRAGTRAGTRRGAAHTTRARLRRTRAALLAGLLAVAGLAAAGPAASPAAAAPAGATATAGNVTGFGRTGNTFTVTASSGAKARVVVARADVFRLWLSPDGAFTDDPAGADLAPTTDFGPVTASWTDAGAYYRITTGALSIRVNKAPLRFSVYRADNTTLVWQETQPTSWTGTRTTQYLARGADEQFYGTGLRLGEWALRGKTVPVAVDNKWRENDNASPAPFYMSTNGYGVMRNTWAPGSYAFDAPTALTHDESRFDAWYFTGTSLKSVLDAYTDVSGKPFMAPMWGFELGNADCFNASNPDYQGDHDRPRHQTTPDVVGYAADARAADMPSGWFLPNDGYGCGYTAPLKSTVDALRAKGFQTGLWTSTGLGSIADEVGNAGSRGVKTDVAWIGSGYKYAFDGVRQAVEGIEKNSDARRYVWTVDGWAGTQRNAVVWTGDTHGTWDDMRWHVPAITGAGLSALNYASGDVDGIFGGSPETYTRDLQWKAFTPAFMTMSGWGATGPSAGYQDKQPWRFAEPHLSINRKYLQLKMRLMPYLYTMSRTAHETGVPSTRAMVLEHPDDPVARGNLTSGQFMAGDSLLVAPVVSDTSVRDGIYLPAGTWTDYWTGRTYAGPGWLNGYQAPLDTLPLFVKGGAIVPMWPQMNYTGEKPVSTLTYDIHPRGNSSFSLYEDDGRTRAYQSGAYARQQVDVTAPAAGSGTVTVSVGAPTGSYTGKPASRGYEFTLHVASAPTALTADGAALPRLTSKAAYDAAAAGWFFDPADRSGVLWIKTGTKSGAFSVSAAGTTVPAAGALPSATPIAQSGWSLVSADSQETAAENGAAVRAFDGDPATLWHTAWSSGKPAALPHEIQLDLGARYAVDGLGYLPRQDGGVNGRIGDYEVYVSDTTADWGSPVASGTFADTAAAKSAALPLKSGRYLKLKALTEAGGRGPWTSAAEITLTGRPAPLPSDATLVNAASASCLDLPHSATTPGTEPTLYTCHGGPNQRWTLQRDGRLTGLAGVCLDGSDAARVTIRTCDASAGQIWQAGPQSTLRTLGQCLTPAGSGTANGTRLTRAACTDSPAQRWTFTP
- a CDS encoding DUF6817 domain-containing protein, which codes for MPDHVVAWLRELGADRVPHPGGTLLVHLVRVRQLLASWGARPTLRQAGLCHAFYGTDGFATALLPLARRPELAAAIGSEAEEIVYLYASCDRAASYPALGEGTAAFRDRFTGRVHSPAPQPLRDFAELSAANELDLARTDPAFRARWGAGLLSLFGGFRELLSEPAWRECQAVLGD
- a CDS encoding hydrogenase maturation protein translates to MHVLLVASAFNSLTQRVHAELRDHGHSVAVELALPHVPLAAAVHRHRPDLVIAPMLRTALPEEVWAAYTCLIVHPGPVGDRGPSSLDWALHEQAARWGVTVLQAEAEMDAGAVWAEVACPVPPVGKSDLYRGEIADAALEAVLLAVGRFASGTHTPQPQTAGRTRPAMRQEDRRIDWRTDSTARVLSALRAADSQPGVRDELLGGEWFLHGGHAEDRLRGRPGELLATRAGAVCRATADGAVWIPELRARRVPGGPAAPKLPATAALAGRLPALPELPAPPHAGAGRGTWSDIAYREEGQTGFLSFAFPGGAMSTAHCRRLLDAYRTACSRPTSVLVLGGGRDFFSNGIHLGVIEAAADPAEESWANINAMDDLVEAVLTTTDRLVVSALGGNAAAGGAMLALAADEVWCRSGVVLNPHYRLMGLHGSEYWTYTLPRRVGTGVAERLTTEALPLSAAAAHRLGLTDRTVPCAPQAFADETARLATRLAGLLSTASRIAAKKARRDRDEARKPLAAYREAELALMRKTFFDPDAPYHTLRRAFVRKEPATATPPHLARTVAGRHTEPLPSRRRPVTGPAAQDAACRAPGC